The Nerophis lumbriciformis linkage group LG05, RoL_Nlum_v2.1, whole genome shotgun sequence genome contains a region encoding:
- the arhgef11 gene encoding rho guanine nucleotide exchange factor 11 isoform X3 translates to MSLRQPTSTLDRLSSLTIGDSERKSSQITQQREPQTDVPNESGGGGLVQRCVVVQKDQLGFGFTVCGERVKLVQNVRAGGAAVKAGVQEGDRIIKVNGSLVSSMTHQEVVKLIKSGTYVALTLQGPPPSAATMPLEPLPTDLAPNQRMLPSREGPTSHPSQKITGPKPLQDPEVQKHASQILRKMLEQEELELQVLMQEQLRNPSPFLEERIESAKRRAKQVRVKLQQDMDGLRSESVCNYVTAGEAGRLSRDPSEGDGVGGSSSLLPASPVCDGTPPTQALDSPHSSPSFSFRSLLPRQHSSDIHLPSDSSGKAQIIGPEEEDEEDDGYAFNEMDGPFQDIELLKSRPAHMTVFMRYVFTQLLDPNPLLFYLSVEAYLSSTPKDARSLAPQICSHFLDPDAPLKIKVSEDYLADIESRLHAQEDIRGPLSELQQQVLPDVQDQIVDYRNKQMMGLGALFGEGDLLLLDGDPLKERQAVDRQVTALWEILSKHEEDRSSPLASAVLLYLRQAGVKLRDSKVFPGLSTEKEKWLTFLKTKKLSGTKKEKDGEDKKRNPILKYIGKPRSTSQSTFHVPLSPAEVRPGSVRNIIQQFENHSETGVEDGGSPQMSPSSSQGYDGVDNPSVPVRLARSESLKAQGEGRRRGISSGSESVPRSRSDVDMEDPREEREGPGLRPLHHSASSSASGSSARSLENPTPPFTPRSIRRSTESPLSLLPDEEEVCEGQNWQETVPAQLIAALSSREVERQAVIYELFTTEASHMRTLRVLDQVFFQKMRAVLNADELACIFPNLPQVYELHASLCEALRKQRESLIVQDIGDVMLARFEGAAGAEFQEQVSQLCRQQSQALELIKNKQRKDPRFAHIVQECEASRHCRRLQLRDLLVSEMQRLTKYPLLLDNIIKHTEVACADLHALQRAQACCRGILQSVNEVIRETEHRQRLGQYQRRLDATPPFKNLDLSTKKMIHEGPLIWKVGKDKQLDIQALLLSDCLVLLQRGPDERLQLRHPSRWLGGGGGDSKTSFSPVVKLDSLLVRSVATDNKALYVICATERQIYELVAGTASEKNIWKDFLEKAIASASSSQPTNHSSAAIVLQVNQPLNQPFPFPSSPALCGTSPLAARGPTFTETTLMVQSNNQTQGERVAVGVAQAALQDVETLRQLILFDLHDDALCHVSPDTTNERSSSSVSHVEAELHSGAEVVRKGNGFIYFFLFPLLLCTHSPHTHAHTHTHTHTHIPLLYKAVVAGSSSVSVHDGITDDVTMIAEQLSAPSRATVHGNMFYLVLPTQQGESATDDLESSHPPEALPQCHVIKNVDEIFGTMENLMSKLRELKDIEKEHHKLLASLREPAVNLDEVVEEEACRSATVSRTPSLERGSADGNEGNPAQPKILSTGF, encoded by the exons TCCATGACGCATCAGGAGGTGGTGAAGCTCATCAAAT CTGGAACGTATGTCGCGCTCACACTACAAGGGCCGCCCCCTTCCGCGGCCACCATGCCTCTGGAACCCCTCCCCACTGACCTTGCACCCAATCAGAGGATGTTACCAAGCAGGGAGGGTCCAACCTCTCACCCTTCCCAAAAAATCACTGGACCTAAGCCACTCCAG GACCCGGAGGTGCAGAAGCATGCCTCTCAGATACTCAGGAAAATGTTGGAACAGGAAGAACTAGAGCTGCAG GTTTTGATGCAGGAGCAGTTGCGGAACCCCTCGCCATTTTTAGAGGAAAGAATTGAGAGTGCCAAGAGAAGAGCTAAGCAAGTGCGTGTCAAGCTTCAGCAGGACATG GACGGACTGCGGTCGGAAAGTGTGTGCAACTACGTCACGGCGGGTGAAG CAGGACGCTTGTCCCGGGACCCGAGTGAAGGAGACGGTGTAGGCGGCTCATCTTCTCTTCTGCCGGCCAGCCCTGTTTGTGATGGTACCCCTCCCACCCAGGCCCTTGACAGTCCCCACTCCTCCCCCTCGTTCTCCTTTCGGAGTCTTCTACCCAGACAGCACAGCTCTGATATACACCTTCCCTCTGATTCG AGCGGGAAGGCCCAAATCATCGGGCCAGAGGAAGAAGACGAGGAAGATGACGGTTACGCGTTCAATGAG ATGGACGGCCCCTTCCAGGACATTGAGCTGCTGAAGTCACGGCCCGCCCACATGACCGTCTTCATGAGATATGTCTTCACCCAGCTGCTGGATCCCAACCCATTG CTGTTCTATCTGTCGGTGGAGGCATACCTGAGCTCCACTCCCAAAGACGCTCGCTCACTAGCACCGCAGATCTGCTCTCATTTCCTGGATCCAGACGCT CCCTTGAAGATCAAAGTATCAGAAGACTACCTTGCAGACATTG AGAGCCGCCTGCATGCTCAAGAGGACATCCGTGGGCCGCTGTCCGAGTTGCAGCAGCAGGTGTTGCCCGACGTCCAGGATCAGATTGTGGACTACAG GAACAAGCAGATGATGGGCTTGGGTGCTCTCTTTGGCGAAGGTGACCTACTGCTCCTGGACGGGGACCCACTGAAGGAGCGGCAGGCGGTGGACAGGCAGGTCACTGCCCTCTGGGAGATTCT GTCAAAGCACGAAGAggacagaag CTCTCCGTTGGCGTCGGCTGTGCTTCTGTACCTGCGTCAAGCCGGTGTCAAGCTGCGAGACTCCAAGGTGTTCCCTGGTTTGAGCACAGAGAAGGAAAAGTGGCTGACGTTCCTCAAGACAAAAAAG CTAAGCGGTACGAAGAAGGAAAAAGATGGCGAGGACAAAAAGAGGAATCCCATCCTTAAGTACATCGGGAAACCTCGGAGCACGTCTCAGTCCA CATTCCATGTCCCCTTGTCCCCTGCTGAAG TCCGTCCTGGAAGTGTGAGAAACATCATTCagcagtttgagaaccactcggAGACCGGGGTCGAAGATGGTGGCAGCCCTCAGATGTCTCCGTCCAGCAGCCAGGGATATGATGGCGTGGACAA TCCAAGTGTCCCTGTGCGTCTGGCGCGCAGTGAATCTTTGAAGGCTCAGGGAGAAGGTCGGAGGCGGGGCATCTCTTCAGGAAGTGAGTCTGTTCCCCGCTCTCGTAGTGACGTGGACATGGAGGACCCCAGAGAGGAGCGGGAGGGCCCCGGCCTCAGGCCACTGCATCACAGCGCCTCATCGTCTGCTTCTGGCAGCTCCGCTCG GTCTCTGGAGAACCCTACTCCGCCGTTCACGCCACGCTCCATCCGCAG GAGTACGGAGTCGCCTCTGTCCCTGCTGCCGGACGAGGAGGAAGTGTGCGAAGGTCAAAACTGGCAGGAGACGGTGCCGGCACAGCTCATTGCCGCGCTGAGCTCGAGAGAGGTGGAGCGCCAGGCCGTCATATACG AGCTCTTCACCACTGAGGCGTCGCACATGCGTACACTAAGAGTGCTGGACCAAGTCTTCTTCCAGAAGATGAGAGCAGTGCTCAATGCTGATGAGCTAGCTTGCATCTTTCCCAACCTGCCACAAGTCTACGAGCTGCATG CCAGCCTGTGTGAGGCCTTGAGGAAGCAGAGGGAATCTCTCATTGTTCAAGACATCGGTGATGTCATGTTGGCCAGG TTTGAAGGCGCCGCTGGCGCAGAGTTTCAAGAGCAGGTGTCACAATTGTGCAGGCAGCAATCTCAGGCACTGGAGCTCATCAAGAACAAGCAACGCAAAGACCCTCGCTTTGCCCACATTGTTCAG GAGTGCGAAGCGAGTCGTCACTGTCGCCGCTTGCAGCTCAGGGACCTGCTGGTGTCAGAAATGCAGAGACTGACCAAGTACCCGCTTCTTCTTGACAACATCATCAAGCACACAGAGG TCGCCTGCGCTGACCTTCACGCCCTCCAACGAGCGCAGGCCTGTTGCAGAGGAATCTTGCAATCCGTGAACGAGGTCATCAGGGAGACGGAACACCGGCAGCGTCTGGGCCAATACCAACGCAGACTTGATGCTACGCCACCATTCAAG AATCTGGACCTCAGCACCAAAAAAATGATCCATGAGGGACCGCTGATATGGAAAGTCGGCAAAGACAAGCAGTTAG ACATCCAAGCCCTCCTGCTGTCAGACTGCTTGGTGCTGTTGCAGCGCGGCCCTGATGAGCGGCTGCAGCTGCGCCATCCATCCCGCTGGCTGGGTGGCGGTGGCGGAGACAGCAAGACGTCCTTCAGCCCCGTAGTCAAGTTGGACTCACTGCTAGTGCGCTCAGTCGCCACAG ACAACAAAGCGCTTTACGTCATATGCGCCACTGAGAGGCAGATCTACGAACTAGTGGCGGGGACGGCGTCGGAAAAGAACAT CTGGAAGGATTTTCTGGAAAAAGCGATTGCCTCCGCCTCGAGCTCCCAGCCAACCAATCACAGCTCAGCAGCCATTGTCCTCCAAGTCAACCAGCCACTAAACCAACCGTTTCCTTTTCCCAGTTCACCCGCTCTCTGCGGCACGTCCCCTTTAGCAGCACGAGGCCCCACCTTTACAG AAACCACTTTGATGGTGCAGTCTAACAACCAGACCCAGGGTGAAAGAGTTGCAGTGGGTGTGGCGCAGGCCGCATTGCAGGACG TGGAGACGCTGCGACAGCTCATCTTATTCGACCTACATGATGATGCCTTGTGCCACGTCTCCCCTGACACGACCAATGAAAGGAGCTCGTCAAGTGTCAGCCATGTAGAGGCAGAGCTACACAGTGGCGCTGAAGTTGTAAGAAAAGGTAAtggctttatatattttttcctttttcccCTCCTACTTTGTACTCATTctcctcacacacacgcacacacacacacacacactcacacacacatacctcTCCTCTACAAAGCTGTGGTGGCGGGCTCTTCTTCTGTCTCTGTCCATGATGGCATCACAGATGATGTCACGATGATAGCTGAGCAATTGTCGGCGCCAAGCCGGGCCACCGTGCACG GAAACATGTTCTACCTGGTCTTGCCCACCCAACAAGGCGAGAGCGCCACAGACGATCTGGAGAGTAGCCATCCGCCAGAGGCTTTGCCGCAGTGTCACGTGATCAAAAACGTCGACGAGATATTTGGCACCATGGAAAACTTGATGAGCAAGCTGCGAGAGCTGAAA GACATAGAGAAGGAGCATCACAAGCTCCTAGCCTCCCTCCGAGAGCCAGCAGTCAATCTTGATGAAGTCGTAGAAGAGGAGGCGTGCCGCTCCGCCACAGTCTCCAGGACACCGTCTCTAGAGCGCGGCTCGGCAGACG GCAATGAAGGAAACCCCGCCCAGCCCAAAATACTGTCCACTGGATTTTGA
- the arhgef11 gene encoding rho guanine nucleotide exchange factor 11 isoform X9: protein MSLRQPTSTLDRLSSLTIGDSERKSSQITQQREPQTDVPNESGGGGLVQRCVVVQKDQLGFGFTVCGERVKLVQNVRAGGAAVKAGVQEGDRIIKVNGSLVSSMTHQEVVKLIKSGTYVALTLQGPPPSAATMPLEPLPTDLAPNQRMLPSREGPTSHPSQKITGPKPLQDPEVQKHASQILRKMLEQEELELQVLMQEQLRNPSPFLEERIESAKRRAKQVRVKLQQDMDGLRSESVCNYVTAGEAGRLSRDPSEGDGVGGSSSLLPASPVCDGTPPTQALDSPHSSPSFSFRSLLPRQHSSDIHLPSDSSGKAQIIGPEEEDEEDDGYAFNEMDGPFQDIELLKSRPAHMTVFMRYVFTQLLDPNPLLFYLSVEAYLSSTPKDARSLAPQICSHFLDPDAPLKIKVSEDYLADIESRLHAQEDIRGPLSELQQQVLPDVQDQIVDYRNKQMMGLGALFGEGDLLLLDGDPLKERQAVDRQVTALWEILSKHEEDRSSPLASAVLLYLRQAGVKLRDSKVFPGLSTEKEKWLTFLKTKKLSGTKKEKDGEDKKRNPILKYIGKPRSTSQSIRPGSVRNIIQQFENHSETGVEDGGSPQMSPSSSQGYDGVDNPSVPVRLARSESLKAQGEGRRRGISSGSESVPRSRSDVDMEDPREEREGPGLRPLHHSASSSASGSSARSLENPTPPFTPRSIRRSTESPLSLLPDEEEVCEGQNWQETVPAQLIAALSSREVERQAVIYELFTTEASHMRTLRVLDQVFFQKMRAVLNADELACIFPNLPQVYELHASLCEALRKQRESLIVQDIGDVMLARFEGAAGAEFQEQVSQLCRQQSQALELIKNKQRKDPRFAHIVQECEASRHCRRLQLRDLLVSEMQRLTKYPLLLDNIIKHTEVACADLHALQRAQACCRGILQSVNEVIRETEHRQRLGQYQRRLDATPPFKNLDLSTKKMIHEGPLIWKVGKDKQLDIQALLLSDCLVLLQRGPDERLQLRHPSRWLGGGGGDSKTSFSPVVKLDSLLVRSVATDNKALYVICATERQIYELVAGTASEKNIWKDFLEKAIASASSSQPTNHSSAAIVLQVNQPLNQPFPFPSSPALCGTSPLAARGPTFTETTLMVQSNNQTQGERVAVGVAQAALQDVETLRQLILFDLHDDALCHVSPDTTNERSSSSVSHVEAELHSGAEVVRKGNGFIYFFLFPLLLCTHSPHTHAHTHTHTHTHIPLLYKAVVAGSSSVSVHDGITDDVTMIAEQLSAPSRATVHGNMFYLVLPTQQGESATDDLESSHPPEALPQCHVIKNVDEIFGTMENLMSKLRELKDIEKEHHKLLASLREPAVNLDEVVEEEACRSATVSRTPSLERGSADGNEGNPAQPKILSTGF, encoded by the exons TCCATGACGCATCAGGAGGTGGTGAAGCTCATCAAAT CTGGAACGTATGTCGCGCTCACACTACAAGGGCCGCCCCCTTCCGCGGCCACCATGCCTCTGGAACCCCTCCCCACTGACCTTGCACCCAATCAGAGGATGTTACCAAGCAGGGAGGGTCCAACCTCTCACCCTTCCCAAAAAATCACTGGACCTAAGCCACTCCAG GACCCGGAGGTGCAGAAGCATGCCTCTCAGATACTCAGGAAAATGTTGGAACAGGAAGAACTAGAGCTGCAG GTTTTGATGCAGGAGCAGTTGCGGAACCCCTCGCCATTTTTAGAGGAAAGAATTGAGAGTGCCAAGAGAAGAGCTAAGCAAGTGCGTGTCAAGCTTCAGCAGGACATG GACGGACTGCGGTCGGAAAGTGTGTGCAACTACGTCACGGCGGGTGAAG CAGGACGCTTGTCCCGGGACCCGAGTGAAGGAGACGGTGTAGGCGGCTCATCTTCTCTTCTGCCGGCCAGCCCTGTTTGTGATGGTACCCCTCCCACCCAGGCCCTTGACAGTCCCCACTCCTCCCCCTCGTTCTCCTTTCGGAGTCTTCTACCCAGACAGCACAGCTCTGATATACACCTTCCCTCTGATTCG AGCGGGAAGGCCCAAATCATCGGGCCAGAGGAAGAAGACGAGGAAGATGACGGTTACGCGTTCAATGAG ATGGACGGCCCCTTCCAGGACATTGAGCTGCTGAAGTCACGGCCCGCCCACATGACCGTCTTCATGAGATATGTCTTCACCCAGCTGCTGGATCCCAACCCATTG CTGTTCTATCTGTCGGTGGAGGCATACCTGAGCTCCACTCCCAAAGACGCTCGCTCACTAGCACCGCAGATCTGCTCTCATTTCCTGGATCCAGACGCT CCCTTGAAGATCAAAGTATCAGAAGACTACCTTGCAGACATTG AGAGCCGCCTGCATGCTCAAGAGGACATCCGTGGGCCGCTGTCCGAGTTGCAGCAGCAGGTGTTGCCCGACGTCCAGGATCAGATTGTGGACTACAG GAACAAGCAGATGATGGGCTTGGGTGCTCTCTTTGGCGAAGGTGACCTACTGCTCCTGGACGGGGACCCACTGAAGGAGCGGCAGGCGGTGGACAGGCAGGTCACTGCCCTCTGGGAGATTCT GTCAAAGCACGAAGAggacagaag CTCTCCGTTGGCGTCGGCTGTGCTTCTGTACCTGCGTCAAGCCGGTGTCAAGCTGCGAGACTCCAAGGTGTTCCCTGGTTTGAGCACAGAGAAGGAAAAGTGGCTGACGTTCCTCAAGACAAAAAAG CTAAGCGGTACGAAGAAGGAAAAAGATGGCGAGGACAAAAAGAGGAATCCCATCCTTAAGTACATCGGGAAACCTCGGAGCACGTCTCAGTCCA TCCGTCCTGGAAGTGTGAGAAACATCATTCagcagtttgagaaccactcggAGACCGGGGTCGAAGATGGTGGCAGCCCTCAGATGTCTCCGTCCAGCAGCCAGGGATATGATGGCGTGGACAA TCCAAGTGTCCCTGTGCGTCTGGCGCGCAGTGAATCTTTGAAGGCTCAGGGAGAAGGTCGGAGGCGGGGCATCTCTTCAGGAAGTGAGTCTGTTCCCCGCTCTCGTAGTGACGTGGACATGGAGGACCCCAGAGAGGAGCGGGAGGGCCCCGGCCTCAGGCCACTGCATCACAGCGCCTCATCGTCTGCTTCTGGCAGCTCCGCTCG GTCTCTGGAGAACCCTACTCCGCCGTTCACGCCACGCTCCATCCGCAG GAGTACGGAGTCGCCTCTGTCCCTGCTGCCGGACGAGGAGGAAGTGTGCGAAGGTCAAAACTGGCAGGAGACGGTGCCGGCACAGCTCATTGCCGCGCTGAGCTCGAGAGAGGTGGAGCGCCAGGCCGTCATATACG AGCTCTTCACCACTGAGGCGTCGCACATGCGTACACTAAGAGTGCTGGACCAAGTCTTCTTCCAGAAGATGAGAGCAGTGCTCAATGCTGATGAGCTAGCTTGCATCTTTCCCAACCTGCCACAAGTCTACGAGCTGCATG CCAGCCTGTGTGAGGCCTTGAGGAAGCAGAGGGAATCTCTCATTGTTCAAGACATCGGTGATGTCATGTTGGCCAGG TTTGAAGGCGCCGCTGGCGCAGAGTTTCAAGAGCAGGTGTCACAATTGTGCAGGCAGCAATCTCAGGCACTGGAGCTCATCAAGAACAAGCAACGCAAAGACCCTCGCTTTGCCCACATTGTTCAG GAGTGCGAAGCGAGTCGTCACTGTCGCCGCTTGCAGCTCAGGGACCTGCTGGTGTCAGAAATGCAGAGACTGACCAAGTACCCGCTTCTTCTTGACAACATCATCAAGCACACAGAGG TCGCCTGCGCTGACCTTCACGCCCTCCAACGAGCGCAGGCCTGTTGCAGAGGAATCTTGCAATCCGTGAACGAGGTCATCAGGGAGACGGAACACCGGCAGCGTCTGGGCCAATACCAACGCAGACTTGATGCTACGCCACCATTCAAG AATCTGGACCTCAGCACCAAAAAAATGATCCATGAGGGACCGCTGATATGGAAAGTCGGCAAAGACAAGCAGTTAG ACATCCAAGCCCTCCTGCTGTCAGACTGCTTGGTGCTGTTGCAGCGCGGCCCTGATGAGCGGCTGCAGCTGCGCCATCCATCCCGCTGGCTGGGTGGCGGTGGCGGAGACAGCAAGACGTCCTTCAGCCCCGTAGTCAAGTTGGACTCACTGCTAGTGCGCTCAGTCGCCACAG ACAACAAAGCGCTTTACGTCATATGCGCCACTGAGAGGCAGATCTACGAACTAGTGGCGGGGACGGCGTCGGAAAAGAACAT CTGGAAGGATTTTCTGGAAAAAGCGATTGCCTCCGCCTCGAGCTCCCAGCCAACCAATCACAGCTCAGCAGCCATTGTCCTCCAAGTCAACCAGCCACTAAACCAACCGTTTCCTTTTCCCAGTTCACCCGCTCTCTGCGGCACGTCCCCTTTAGCAGCACGAGGCCCCACCTTTACAG AAACCACTTTGATGGTGCAGTCTAACAACCAGACCCAGGGTGAAAGAGTTGCAGTGGGTGTGGCGCAGGCCGCATTGCAGGACG TGGAGACGCTGCGACAGCTCATCTTATTCGACCTACATGATGATGCCTTGTGCCACGTCTCCCCTGACACGACCAATGAAAGGAGCTCGTCAAGTGTCAGCCATGTAGAGGCAGAGCTACACAGTGGCGCTGAAGTTGTAAGAAAAGGTAAtggctttatatattttttcctttttcccCTCCTACTTTGTACTCATTctcctcacacacacgcacacacacacacacacactcacacacacatacctcTCCTCTACAAAGCTGTGGTGGCGGGCTCTTCTTCTGTCTCTGTCCATGATGGCATCACAGATGATGTCACGATGATAGCTGAGCAATTGTCGGCGCCAAGCCGGGCCACCGTGCACG GAAACATGTTCTACCTGGTCTTGCCCACCCAACAAGGCGAGAGCGCCACAGACGATCTGGAGAGTAGCCATCCGCCAGAGGCTTTGCCGCAGTGTCACGTGATCAAAAACGTCGACGAGATATTTGGCACCATGGAAAACTTGATGAGCAAGCTGCGAGAGCTGAAA GACATAGAGAAGGAGCATCACAAGCTCCTAGCCTCCCTCCGAGAGCCAGCAGTCAATCTTGATGAAGTCGTAGAAGAGGAGGCGTGCCGCTCCGCCACAGTCTCCAGGACACCGTCTCTAGAGCGCGGCTCGGCAGACG GCAATGAAGGAAACCCCGCCCAGCCCAAAATACTGTCCACTGGATTTTGA